A single Lysinibacter sp. HNR DNA region contains:
- a CDS encoding GH92 family glycosyl hydrolase produces the protein MGTIERSAGPSFALTSRKGFGAWSKQPWRLTWRRSPHVLRVRASEIEGRVVRVNEEFRYVYFPVSGKHASTRYAATAFALDLLFNDGTWLSDYAVDQYDTPLTPEKQGAAKMFWIDQWNLRRIELNAVAGKTVHEVVARFLGADGATAEGFLDEPTIVAAQTKDADPLEAVRTTRGSHSTDRFSRGNTAPLVASPHGAVFGLPMTDASSGSWPYSYLSHNRRSDNRPAIQAFATSHLPSPWIGDRGVFEVMPSPLAQPKTGRVERALGFDRLTGEIDRADRYTVQLDGGVTAEMTAARNAISMRFHFSGPEGSIIFDHLGTVSQVKIQRTVSRLWVSCLLNDREDAPQHYIALEARGSVRNDNLSVSHDGLLRGSVEIAVAENPLVEVVIGVSTLGHEEAQAHRDSVSSFDALHKNSVGEWQEMLGKVTFTGARTDQHTALYSDLYRLFLYPNYHSEKGVDGGITYRSPFNGEVKNGFFSANNGFWDTYRTCWPALALLSPVKAAELANGFVEHFRDGGFVSRWSAPGAIDLMTGTSSDTVFAGLAAMQTPGFEMWDAYRSALKNATVPSFNPGLGRKGLARGIFYGYTSMDTPEGMSWTHDNAINDSAIARMARQLASGEENEFIRARLHDEERYFAARALAYQEIFHPETKFFMGRDFEGNWRHPDKTFDPRVWGYDYTETNAWGAAFTVPHDGAGLAALYGGEDALAQKLDEFFTQKETGAEEFCGSYGFVIHEMTEARDVRMGMLGLSNQPAHHIPFMYCFTGRHDDAHRIVTEARDRLFIGSDFGQGFPGDEDNGEMSGWHFFTAIGLYPLVPGSGNFILVPPMLPRTRIQLASGGVLEVRVAEEAAAGDPLDGEGGLGRYVRAVTVDGVPWNSISIDYEHVKEGAVIEFELSSKPLGWASHARPPSFSEEFGVTTPLRDLTRSGLSATDNSGENTTFLAPGESIEFPLHHTALPTLYTLTLEEAAQASWLLEVRDESGDWITCDERRLEIFEWKRQTRPFSCVVTQACSSIRLVATSEIFIRQFEIFEL, from the coding sequence ATGGGAACGATTGAGCGCAGCGCTGGGCCGTCTTTTGCTCTTACATCGCGTAAGGGCTTTGGCGCATGGTCAAAACAGCCGTGGAGACTGACGTGGAGGCGATCACCTCATGTACTTCGGGTGAGAGCTTCTGAAATTGAGGGCCGTGTGGTGAGGGTGAACGAGGAGTTCCGCTACGTTTACTTCCCTGTTTCAGGAAAACATGCTTCTACCCGATACGCAGCAACCGCGTTTGCTCTTGATCTTCTTTTTAATGATGGAACATGGCTTTCGGATTACGCGGTTGACCAATACGATACTCCCCTCACACCGGAGAAGCAGGGCGCAGCAAAAATGTTTTGGATTGACCAATGGAATTTGCGTCGGATAGAGCTTAACGCGGTTGCGGGAAAAACGGTGCATGAAGTTGTGGCTCGGTTTTTGGGTGCTGATGGGGCCACTGCTGAAGGATTTCTCGATGAACCGACGATTGTCGCTGCCCAAACAAAAGATGCAGATCCGCTTGAAGCTGTACGAACCACACGGGGTTCCCACTCTACCGATCGTTTTTCTCGGGGTAATACTGCTCCGCTAGTTGCCTCACCGCACGGGGCAGTATTTGGGCTTCCCATGACGGATGCGTCCTCGGGGTCGTGGCCGTATTCGTATCTTTCTCATAACAGGCGGAGCGATAATCGGCCCGCTATTCAAGCGTTTGCCACCTCGCATTTACCTAGTCCGTGGATTGGGGATCGAGGTGTTTTTGAGGTTATGCCCAGCCCGCTGGCCCAACCGAAAACGGGTCGTGTTGAGCGTGCGCTCGGCTTTGATCGTTTGACGGGAGAGATTGACCGGGCTGATCGATATACGGTTCAGCTTGATGGTGGAGTTACTGCAGAGATGACCGCCGCTCGAAACGCTATTAGTATGCGGTTTCACTTCTCCGGACCCGAGGGGTCCATTATCTTTGACCATCTTGGAACCGTCTCACAAGTCAAGATTCAACGTACGGTTTCGCGATTGTGGGTCTCCTGCCTCCTCAACGACAGGGAGGATGCCCCGCAACACTACATTGCCCTTGAAGCGAGGGGGAGCGTTCGCAATGATAATTTATCAGTGTCTCACGATGGTCTCCTCCGCGGATCGGTCGAGATTGCTGTTGCGGAAAACCCTCTTGTTGAGGTCGTTATCGGTGTGTCTACCCTGGGACATGAAGAAGCACAGGCGCACCGTGACAGTGTGTCGAGTTTCGACGCTTTACACAAGAATAGTGTGGGTGAGTGGCAGGAAATGTTGGGAAAGGTTACTTTTACCGGTGCCCGGACTGATCAGCATACGGCCCTTTACTCCGATCTCTACCGGCTTTTCCTCTATCCCAACTATCACTCTGAAAAGGGGGTTGACGGTGGTATCACGTATCGGAGCCCCTTCAACGGTGAGGTGAAAAACGGTTTCTTTTCCGCAAACAACGGCTTTTGGGATACCTACCGTACCTGTTGGCCTGCGCTGGCCCTGCTCTCTCCGGTAAAGGCCGCCGAGCTTGCAAATGGATTTGTTGAACATTTTCGTGATGGAGGTTTTGTCAGCAGATGGAGCGCTCCCGGGGCTATCGACCTGATGACGGGGACATCGAGTGATACGGTTTTTGCCGGTTTGGCCGCTATGCAGACTCCCGGGTTTGAGATGTGGGACGCATACCGCTCCGCCCTTAAGAACGCAACGGTTCCCTCGTTTAACCCTGGACTGGGGCGTAAAGGCTTAGCTCGCGGTATTTTTTACGGTTATACCAGCATGGATACCCCCGAAGGGATGTCCTGGACACACGATAACGCGATTAACGATTCGGCTATTGCCCGGATGGCTAGGCAACTGGCTTCCGGCGAAGAGAATGAATTCATACGCGCACGTCTCCATGATGAGGAACGTTACTTTGCTGCGAGAGCTTTAGCGTACCAGGAAATTTTCCACCCCGAAACAAAGTTTTTTATGGGCAGGGACTTTGAAGGAAATTGGCGTCACCCCGATAAGACTTTTGATCCCCGCGTATGGGGATATGACTACACCGAAACAAACGCATGGGGCGCGGCGTTTACGGTTCCTCACGATGGTGCGGGACTTGCCGCCCTCTACGGCGGAGAGGATGCACTTGCTCAAAAACTTGATGAGTTTTTTACGCAGAAGGAGACGGGGGCCGAAGAGTTTTGCGGCTCTTACGGTTTTGTAATCCACGAAATGACGGAAGCTCGTGACGTTCGTATGGGAATGCTTGGGCTATCCAACCAACCTGCCCACCATATCCCCTTCATGTACTGCTTTACAGGTCGACACGATGATGCACACAGAATCGTGACGGAAGCTCGTGATCGCCTTTTTATCGGTAGCGATTTTGGGCAGGGATTTCCGGGGGATGAGGATAACGGGGAGATGTCGGGGTGGCATTTCTTTACCGCTATTGGACTGTACCCTCTCGTTCCGGGAAGTGGCAATTTTATTTTGGTTCCCCCGATGCTTCCTCGAACGCGCATACAACTTGCCTCGGGCGGAGTTCTTGAGGTGAGGGTCGCGGAGGAGGCGGCTGCTGGTGATCCTCTCGACGGAGAGGGTGGCCTCGGGAGGTACGTTCGTGCCGTTACAGTTGACGGTGTTCCGTGGAACAGTATCTCTATTGATTACGAACACGTCAAAGAGGGTGCTGTTATTGAGTTTGAGCTTTCTTCGAAACCACTCGGGTGGGCCTCTCATGCCCGCCCTCCCTCCTTCTCTGAGGAATTTGGTGTGACGACTCCTCTCCGCGATCTCACTCGGTCTGGCCTCTCTGCGACAGATAACAGTGGAGAAAACACCACATTTCTTGCGCCGGGAGAGTCGATTGAATTTCCTCTTCACCATACTGCGCTTCCTACCCTGTATACGCTTACGCTTGAAGAAGCGGCACAGGCATCTTGGTTGCTGGAAGTACGAGACGAGAGTGGAGACTGGATCACTTGTGATGAGCGTCGTCTAGAAATTTTCGAGTGGAAGCGGCAGACGCGTCCGTTTTCTTGTGTGGTTACCCAGGCTTGTTCATCGATTCGTCTTGTTGCGACCTCGGAGATTTTTATAAGACAGTTTGAGATTTTTGAGTTGTAA
- a CDS encoding extracellular solute-binding protein, which translates to MKTKTGIALKASRRLVTIGAAGVALVFAVSACSSGGDGGSNDGSTLTLQTWSLTPKFTDYLNGVIESFEKENPGIKVKLLDQPSDGYSEKVLTQAASNDLPDVLNLPPDFALPLAQKGLLEDVSAHGDLSQTYVEGSVDAYRFAGLDGVYGYPWYLNTDLSWWNSADLDACGLDSTNPPATQQELFTQAKIMKEACSDKSLMSRKPGLSDIVLEGIPVFNKEGTEFIFNTSEAAALLDQYREAYADGLVPSTVLNNDYLGNSKLFTQNQVSWTTGGATAHTDFVTDNPSLEGKVVVSKALNSPPLWVQGMSVSKNSKNLPAAIALAEWVTNAENQNAFGHLVNVFPSTLESKEDPYFSESDGTVEGDARALAFDSLASAKVLTPYEVTPAMTDYFDQQVALAIRGDVTSQQALDRAVENMNKQLERQ; encoded by the coding sequence ATGAAAACCAAAACGGGCATAGCGCTAAAAGCGTCCAGACGGCTTGTTACTATAGGGGCGGCCGGAGTCGCACTCGTTTTTGCGGTTTCCGCCTGTTCGTCTGGCGGAGACGGTGGCTCCAATGACGGATCAACCCTCACCCTGCAGACCTGGTCACTCACCCCTAAATTCACTGACTACCTCAACGGTGTGATTGAGTCTTTCGAAAAAGAAAATCCTGGAATCAAAGTCAAGCTTCTTGACCAGCCGAGTGACGGTTACTCTGAAAAGGTTCTTACGCAGGCAGCGTCCAATGATCTTCCCGACGTTCTTAACCTTCCGCCCGATTTTGCTCTTCCTCTCGCCCAGAAGGGGCTCCTTGAGGACGTTTCAGCTCATGGAGACCTCTCTCAAACGTATGTGGAAGGTAGCGTTGACGCCTATCGTTTTGCGGGGCTTGATGGGGTTTACGGTTATCCCTGGTACCTCAATACGGATTTGAGCTGGTGGAACAGTGCAGATTTGGATGCGTGCGGTCTTGATTCAACCAACCCTCCCGCCACCCAGCAGGAACTTTTTACGCAGGCGAAGATCATGAAGGAGGCCTGCTCGGATAAGAGCCTGATGAGTCGTAAACCTGGTCTCAGCGACATCGTTCTTGAGGGTATTCCGGTATTTAACAAGGAGGGAACCGAGTTTATTTTCAATACTTCGGAGGCTGCGGCTCTCCTTGACCAGTATCGAGAGGCCTACGCTGACGGGCTGGTGCCCTCAACCGTGCTTAACAACGACTACTTAGGCAATAGCAAGCTGTTTACCCAGAACCAAGTGTCGTGGACCACCGGCGGTGCAACCGCCCACACCGACTTTGTTACGGATAATCCTTCGCTTGAAGGTAAAGTTGTAGTGAGTAAGGCCCTTAACTCTCCTCCGCTGTGGGTCCAGGGAATGAGCGTTTCTAAGAACTCGAAGAATCTTCCCGCGGCCATCGCCCTGGCCGAGTGGGTGACCAACGCGGAGAACCAGAACGCTTTTGGTCATCTTGTGAACGTTTTTCCCTCCACTCTTGAATCAAAGGAAGACCCGTATTTTTCGGAGAGTGACGGAACCGTCGAGGGGGATGCGCGCGCACTAGCCTTCGATTCGCTTGCCTCGGCAAAAGTCCTCACACCCTACGAGGTTACCCCCGCAATGACCGACTACTTCGATCAGCAGGTTGCCTTGGCAATCCGCGGCGATGTTACCTCTCAGCAGGCTCTCGATCGGGCCGTTGAAAACATGAACAAGCAACTCGAGCGTCAATAA
- a CDS encoding sugar ABC transporter permease, with protein MNKITRAWTPWLLIAPAFIWLMVFNVWPSLNTIRLAFTNEKPLTGPGDEVKFVGFQNFIDMMSDELVWNAILNSVVYMLICLPLLTILPLLIALLVEKQIRFIGFFRTAFYTPVIASAVVVGLIWMWMLDDRGIINNLATTLQIVQEPLPFLTDRWLVIISATSLTIWKGLGYYMIIYLAALGNVSKDLHEAAAMDGAGAVRRFWSVTIPGVRNVMTLIAILVCISSLRVFSEVFILTGGKGGPGGQGSTIVMLIQQYARGFYGDLGYATTLSIVLFFLTLVPMIVLARINSKANA; from the coding sequence ATGAATAAGATAACTCGCGCTTGGACGCCATGGCTCCTGATAGCCCCGGCATTCATCTGGCTGATGGTGTTTAATGTTTGGCCATCACTAAACACCATTCGCCTGGCTTTTACAAATGAGAAACCGCTCACCGGCCCGGGGGACGAGGTGAAGTTTGTCGGTTTCCAGAACTTTATCGACATGATGAGCGACGAACTCGTATGGAACGCGATTCTTAACAGCGTGGTCTATATGCTCATCTGCCTTCCCTTGCTCACCATCCTTCCCCTCCTCATCGCTCTCCTTGTCGAAAAGCAAATACGTTTTATCGGGTTTTTCCGAACGGCCTTTTACACACCCGTGATTGCCTCTGCCGTTGTGGTTGGTCTCATCTGGATGTGGATGCTTGACGACCGGGGGATCATTAACAATCTGGCAACCACCCTCCAGATTGTGCAGGAACCGCTGCCCTTCCTCACCGACCGCTGGCTGGTGATCATCAGTGCAACAAGCCTCACAATTTGGAAGGGGCTCGGTTACTACATGATTATCTATTTGGCTGCGCTAGGTAACGTGAGTAAAGATCTGCATGAAGCCGCAGCAATGGACGGTGCGGGGGCAGTACGGCGCTTTTGGAGCGTGACTATTCCCGGAGTGCGAAACGTGATGACCCTCATCGCGATTCTGGTGTGTATCTCCTCCCTTCGGGTTTTTTCGGAGGTCTTTATCCTGACTGGAGGCAAGGGGGGTCCCGGCGGTCAGGGCTCCACAATTGTGATGTTGATTCAGCAGTACGCCCGAGGGTTTTATGGAGACCTCGGCTACGCAACCACGCTGAGCATTGTGCTTTTTTTCCTCACCCTCGTCCCCATGATTGTTCTTGCGCGGATTAACTCTAAGGCAAACGCATGA
- a CDS encoding carbohydrate ABC transporter permease, which produces MSNRQSFNGAQDFSVSQSFSDQQNTRVQDSQQDLHGTRRTGRKHRSFGTITPVQKIFRYVLLAFVLFITIGPFLWQLSTSLKGPAEDIYTGTLSFIPSDPTINNYTRVLDAIPVLKYIVNSLIVAAFAVGGNVFFSTIAGFAIARLRWRGRKFLLGLILATLILPAEATIVSQFVTIRDLGLADTLLGVALPGMVAALNILLMYNAFRMVPEEIDQAAVMDGANAWQRLIHVGLPSVRGTIAVVAIFSFIGAWDDFLWPLIVLTTPDNFTLTIGLQYLSGTFSNDQRLIAAGTMIAFIPIAIFFAALQRYFFRGVEEGGVKG; this is translated from the coding sequence ATGAGTAACAGGCAAAGTTTCAACGGTGCGCAAGATTTCAGCGTCTCACAGAGTTTCAGCGATCAGCAGAACACGCGTGTCCAGGACAGTCAACAAGACCTGCACGGCACGCGACGCACGGGGCGCAAACATCGCTCCTTCGGCACAATAACGCCGGTGCAGAAAATCTTTCGGTATGTGCTCTTGGCATTTGTGCTCTTCATCACAATTGGGCCTTTTCTATGGCAGCTGTCCACCTCGCTCAAGGGCCCGGCCGAAGATATTTACACGGGGACGCTCAGCTTTATTCCCAGTGATCCGACGATCAATAACTATACCCGGGTGCTGGATGCGATACCCGTTCTGAAATACATTGTTAACTCACTTATTGTTGCCGCGTTTGCGGTGGGCGGTAACGTTTTTTTCTCAACCATCGCGGGTTTTGCGATTGCGCGGCTCAGATGGAGGGGGCGCAAGTTTTTGCTCGGGCTGATCTTGGCAACATTGATCCTGCCTGCCGAAGCCACAATCGTCTCGCAATTTGTCACGATTCGTGATCTTGGTCTTGCGGACACCCTGCTGGGTGTTGCCCTTCCCGGGATGGTAGCGGCGCTCAATATTTTGCTGATGTACAACGCTTTTCGAATGGTGCCAGAAGAAATTGATCAGGCCGCCGTCATGGATGGAGCCAACGCGTGGCAGCGGCTTATCCACGTTGGTCTTCCAAGTGTGCGCGGAACGATCGCGGTCGTGGCGATTTTCTCCTTCATTGGAGCCTGGGACGACTTCCTTTGGCCGCTGATCGTCCTCACTACACCGGACAACTTTACGTTGACGATTGGTCTGCAATACCTGTCTGGAACCTTTTCTAACGATCAACGGCTCATCGCTGCGGGGACGATGATTGCCTTTATCCCCATAGCTATCTTCTTCGCCGCATTGCAAAGATATTTTTTCCGCGGAGTTGAAGAGGGCGGCGTCAAGGGCTGA
- a CDS encoding glycosyl hydrolase family 18 protein: MIVKHKKRRSGARDFISVTVAAAMIGAGLLTAGPAGAAAPDDHRVVVYYQTHYQNNTFVPVRPLVDENTGATHVILATLHNRDDPSELFLNDHPVTDPYFDPVWEDLQYIQSQGVKVMAMIGGWGGEPTLTRLQNDFDTYYPAIRDFLRDHNMEGLDLDIEHNFPVDFIAKFIDQLRADFGADFIITMAPVPGGLDGTGDLLAGIDYDTLYATHGNEIDWFNTQFYCGNGDLTNTAGYDAIIAHGYPASKVVAGTITNAENCSRGYIPFEQVLQVTAELTEKYPDFGGVMGWEYFNSDPGGVDAPWLWSAFMSEAMQLEEELEELEEFPEVISDKEGEPTITEENSASPRANRGELAATGAYSLDAIPGMLVLLGTGLALLLRRRFQRAQQH; the protein is encoded by the coding sequence GTGATTGTAAAGCACAAAAAACGAAGGAGTGGTGCGCGTGATTTTATATCCGTTACCGTCGCGGCCGCAATGATTGGTGCCGGATTGCTTACTGCGGGGCCGGCGGGGGCAGCGGCTCCCGACGACCATAGAGTGGTTGTCTACTATCAAACGCACTATCAGAACAACACGTTTGTTCCCGTTCGGCCGCTCGTAGACGAGAACACGGGCGCAACCCATGTGATTCTTGCCACCCTGCACAATCGGGACGACCCCAGCGAACTCTTTTTGAACGATCATCCCGTGACCGACCCCTACTTTGACCCGGTATGGGAGGACCTTCAATACATTCAGTCCCAGGGGGTCAAGGTGATGGCAATGATCGGCGGTTGGGGAGGCGAACCAACCTTGACGCGACTACAGAACGACTTTGATACCTACTATCCCGCTATTCGTGACTTTCTGAGGGATCACAATATGGAGGGTCTTGACCTGGACATTGAGCATAACTTCCCGGTTGATTTTATTGCTAAGTTTATCGATCAGCTTCGTGCTGACTTTGGTGCGGACTTTATCATCACTATGGCTCCCGTTCCCGGAGGTCTTGATGGCACAGGAGATTTGCTCGCCGGGATCGATTACGACACTCTTTATGCAACGCACGGTAATGAGATCGACTGGTTCAACACCCAGTTTTATTGCGGTAACGGGGATTTGACAAATACTGCCGGATACGACGCGATTATTGCGCACGGTTACCCCGCCTCAAAGGTCGTTGCGGGAACCATCACTAATGCAGAAAACTGCTCACGCGGATACATCCCCTTTGAACAGGTCCTTCAGGTAACTGCAGAATTGACGGAAAAGTACCCCGACTTTGGTGGTGTTATGGGCTGGGAGTACTTCAATAGCGATCCGGGTGGTGTTGATGCTCCCTGGCTCTGGTCTGCGTTTATGAGTGAGGCAATGCAGCTTGAAGAAGAGTTAGAAGAGTTAGAAGAGTTCCCCGAGGTTATCTCGGATAAAGAGGGAGAACCCACCATCACTGAGGAAAATTCGGCTTCTCCTCGGGCAAATCGTGGCGAATTGGCGGCAACTGGCGCGTATAGTCTCGACGCGATCCCGGGGATGCTGGTTCTTCTGGGTACAGGTCTCGCGCTGTTGCTGCGTCGCCGCTTCCAGAGAGCACAACAGCACTGA
- a CDS encoding trypsin-like serine protease: MIKTLYDRQRTRVNLTLVSLAVTLTLGSTTAAEANPGTVTLVDNLGNTTVISQSGLVTTPASRGTGNIADLSRENSQSDTKTHNPPTESAPEAPIDTHPSPYVVIGKDNRTRVTDVSQTPYNQIPLILHTKNSKRYSCTGSLVGENTVLTAAHCLYAQYPTPDWSTNVTTTFEKNGPAQGFTCAAERIIVPEEWKKYESPDYDWGIIQLDCNAGKVNGHMGYRNSGNATVSKAWITGYPGDKRQELGNSYMFQDFGPLNNHNLQRFWYQLDTFGGQSGSPIWVKDDGTGCGECIIGVHTSGSSTAQRNYGVRMDWMLKSSIDHFTSH, encoded by the coding sequence ATGATCAAAACGTTATATGACCGCCAACGCACCCGCGTAAATCTCACTCTGGTGAGCCTTGCAGTGACCCTGACTCTTGGTTCCACAACCGCTGCGGAGGCAAACCCCGGCACCGTCACACTTGTTGACAACCTAGGAAACACGACCGTCATAAGTCAGTCCGGACTAGTCACCACCCCGGCAAGCAGAGGCACGGGAAATATCGCAGATCTCTCCCGTGAGAATTCACAGAGCGACACGAAAACGCATAACCCTCCCACCGAATCAGCGCCCGAAGCTCCCATAGACACACACCCCTCGCCCTACGTTGTCATCGGGAAAGACAATAGAACACGGGTGACAGACGTTTCACAAACCCCGTACAACCAGATCCCCCTCATTCTGCACACGAAAAACAGCAAACGATACTCGTGCACCGGCTCCCTCGTCGGAGAAAACACCGTGCTCACCGCGGCGCACTGTCTTTACGCACAATATCCCACACCCGACTGGTCAACCAATGTCACAACAACATTTGAGAAAAACGGCCCGGCACAAGGTTTCACCTGTGCCGCAGAGAGAATCATTGTGCCTGAGGAGTGGAAAAAGTATGAAAGCCCAGATTACGATTGGGGCATTATCCAGCTCGATTGCAACGCAGGAAAAGTCAACGGGCACATGGGATATCGCAACTCGGGTAACGCTACGGTCAGCAAAGCCTGGATCACCGGTTACCCCGGTGATAAAAGGCAGGAATTGGGCAACAGCTACATGTTCCAAGATTTTGGCCCCCTCAACAACCATAACTTGCAAAGATTCTGGTATCAGCTTGATACTTTTGGCGGCCAGAGCGGTTCCCCCATCTGGGTGAAGGATGACGGAACGGGGTGCGGAGAGTGCATTATTGGTGTTCATACGTCAGGAAGCTCTACCGCACAAAGAAACTACGGGGTACGGATGGACTGGATGCTCAAGTCTTCGATCGATCACTTCACTTCGCATTAA
- a CDS encoding NUDIX hydrolase encodes MTNDINILHTNPWFSVHHRSDANTVGSAGWFRVARPDSVMVIAVLNGADLLFIRGQRDTVAGKARLEFPAGFIGPSENPEDAARREIREETGYDISNLRSIGSFVESPGISAAECHCFTATISTIGPASQEPGESWEAEFHTLKSVPRLITQGEIRDGSTLGCWALLSAQSSTADNRKTV; translated from the coding sequence TTGACCAACGACATCAATATCCTCCACACGAATCCGTGGTTTTCCGTTCATCACCGCAGCGACGCCAACACCGTTGGTTCTGCCGGGTGGTTTAGGGTAGCACGACCCGATAGCGTAATGGTTATTGCTGTCCTTAACGGAGCAGATCTCCTCTTCATCCGGGGTCAGCGCGACACCGTCGCAGGAAAAGCCCGTCTCGAATTTCCAGCCGGCTTTATCGGCCCGTCCGAAAATCCCGAAGATGCTGCCCGCCGAGAGATCCGCGAAGAAACCGGATACGACATAAGCAACCTGCGTTCGATAGGCTCTTTCGTCGAATCACCGGGCATCTCTGCTGCGGAGTGCCACTGCTTTACCGCCACAATTTCTACGATTGGCCCTGCCTCCCAGGAACCGGGAGAATCCTGGGAGGCAGAATTCCACACCCTTAAGTCCGTACCCAGGTTGATTACTCAGGGTGAAATCCGAGACGGGAGCACCCTCGGTTGCTGGGCTCTATTGAGTGCACAGAGCAGCACGGCTGATAACAGAAAAACAGTTTAG